TCTTCCTGATTCTTAACCGCGATGCCTACCACCTACCCGGCAGGGCATGCTCTCCCAACGATAACCTCTTCAACCGCGTATCGAGGGCCTGGTACAGCGCACTGGGGGTGGCGTGGAACCCCCAAGAGCCCTGGATTTATGTTCCACAGAACCCGGTGTACTGGATTGACCGGGGTGATCCGCAGAGCTTCCAGGAAGCGTTCTATCGAGCATCGTACCTGTGCAAGGCCGAGACGAAGCAATACGGGCTGGGGCTGCGGGCGTTCGGTACCAGTCGTAATTGATGATCGGGAGCCCCTGCTCATGCGGTAGGGGCGCTCTCTTATGTGGTTAACGTGATCCGGCCATCATACGGGGAGGATTCATGGCCTTTCGCTTTCAACGTCGCATCACGCTCGCCCCGGGCATTCGACTCAACCTGAGCAAGCGGGGCCTCGGGCTCTCGGTGGGCCCGCGCGGTGCCAGCCTCAGCGTGAGGCCGAGCGGCGTGCACGGCCATGCGGGAATTCCCGGCACCGGCCTGGCCTATCGGCAGAAGCTCAACACCCGGAACCGCCGTATGCCTGGATCTAGCGGTGGCGCCGGGCGCTCAAGCCCCGCTGCTGCCCTGGAGGCGCTGCTGTCGCAGGGCGAGTCACTTCCCCTCCGGCTCGAGATCGATGCCAAGGGCGGCACCCACTACTTCCACGGCGACGGCACGCCGATGCGTGATGACGAGGCCCGCGTGCTGCGGCGGCATGCCAGGGAGTCTCTGCGCGAGCAGCTTGAGGCCCACTGCCAACGCCTGAACGAGGATCTCGATCGATTGGGTCGTTTGCACGAGGAAACCCCGCACCCGCACAAGAATGGCTACACCACCCAGGACTTCCCCGAAGCCCCACCACCTCCTCCGGCGCTGCGGCATCCCGCCTGGTGGCACTTTCTGTGGCCGCCAGCCAAGCGCCATGTGGAGGAGGAAAACCGTCGAAGCCAGGCGGCGTTTGATGAGGCCTACCGCGATTGGGAGTGGCGCAAGTCCGAGCATGATGCGGCAGAATTTGCTCGCCACCAGCGCGAGAGCGAGGAGGTTTGGCATGACCTCGAGGCCATGGAGCAGACCCTGCGTGAGCGGTTGGAGGAGGTTGACTGGCCCCGTGAAACCGTCATCGACTTCGACCTCGGCAGCGATATCAGCACCATTGCCGTCGACATCGACCTGCCCGGCGAGGAGGAAATGCCAGACCGCTACTGGACTATGACCGCCAAGCAGATCAGGCTCACGCCCCGCCGGCTCAGCGATACCCGGCAGCGTGAGCTATATCGGGACCACGTTCACGGCATCGCCTTTCGTATGCTGGGCGCGGTTTTCGCCCGCCTGCCCGCCGTGCAGGAGGCGAAGGTCTCTGGCTATCGCCAGATCACCGACCCAGCCACCGGCGGCGAACGCGACCAGTACCTGTTCAGCGTCAAGGTCACTCGCGAGCAGTGGAGCAGGATCCACTTCGACAGGCTGGACCAGGTGGACGCGGTTGCCGCCATGGAGGCCTTCAAACTGCGCCGCGAGATGACCAAGACCGGTATCTTCCGTGATGTCGAGCCGTTCAGGTTGGTGTGGTTCGGCAGATATAGAAACTACATGCTACCATGCTACCTAACACTATTTGTTAGGTTGTGCTCGTTAGGGCACAGCGCCGCCAGGGAGGGCCGCGGGTGCCCAACGCAGCTCAGCACAAGCTTGCTCGCCAGCATGAGGCACTGTCGTCGCTCTCCACGCCGCAGCGTGAGCGCCTTGCCCACATCGACTTCACCCTGATGTTCAAGGGTGAGGCAGGGCGCGGTGATCTGATCGACCGC
Above is a window of Halomonas sp. I5-271120 DNA encoding:
- a CDS encoding DUF4236 domain-containing protein is translated as MAFRFQRRITLAPGIRLNLSKRGLGLSVGPRGASLSVRPSGVHGHAGIPGTGLAYRQKLNTRNRRMPGSSGGAGRSSPAAALEALLSQGESLPLRLEIDAKGGTHYFHGDGTPMRDDEARVLRRHARESLREQLEAHCQRLNEDLDRLGRLHEETPHPHKNGYTTQDFPEAPPPPPALRHPAWWHFLWPPAKRHVEEENRRSQAAFDEAYRDWEWRKSEHDAAEFARHQRESEEVWHDLEAMEQTLRERLEEVDWPRETVIDFDLGSDISTIAVDIDLPGEEEMPDRYWTMTAKQIRLTPRRLSDTRQRELYRDHVHGIAFRMLGAVFARLPAVQEAKVSGYRQITDPATGGERDQYLFSVKVTREQWSRIHFDRLDQVDAVAAMEAFKLRREMTKTGIFRDVEPFRLVWFGRYRNYMLPCYLTLFVRLCSLGHSAAREGRGCPTQLSTSLLASMRHCRRSPRRSVSALPTSTSP